The sequence GCGGAGCTGGATTTTGAACTGGTGATGGTGACGAACCAGGATGGGTTAGGCACTGAGAGCTTTCCTGAAGATACCTTCTGGCCGGCGCAAAACTTTATTGTTCGTGCGTTTGAGAATGAAGAGGTATTTTTTAAGGAGTATCATATAGACCGCAGCTTCCCTCATGAGAACGCACCTACGCGTAAGCCGGGTATAGGAATGCTGACGAAATATTTCACAGCTGATTATGATCTGGCAAATTCATTTGTGATCGGAGATCGTATTACGGATGTACAGTTAGCCAAGAACCTGGGAGCGAAAGCGATCTGGATGAATGAGGGTACTGGTCTTGGTGGTGCGGAAGTGAGTGCAGATGCGAAGGCGCTGGAATCAGTGATTGCTTTGGAGTCTACAAATTGGGAGAAGATCTATGAGTTCCTGAAATTAGGATTGCGTAAAGTATCTCATACACGTACTACTAAAGAAACTGATATTCATATTGAACTGAACCTGGATGGTACTGGTAAAGCAGATATCGAAACTGGTTTAGGTTTCTTTGATCATATGCTGGATCAGATAGCGCGTCATGGTAGTATTGATCTTACTATCAAAGCGAAGGGCGATTTGCACATAGATGAGCATCATACGATTGAGGATGTGGGTATTGCACTGGGTGAAGCGGTAGCGCAGGGTTTGGGTGATAAGAGAGGGATAGAGCGTTATGGTTATTGCTTACCGATGGATGATTGCCTGGCGCAGGCAGCGATTGATTTTGGAGGAAGGAACTGGATAGTCTGGGATGCTAAGTTTAATAGGGAGAAGATAGGAGAGATGCCTACGGAGATGTTCTTCCATTTCTTTAAGTCTTTTTCAGATGCGTCAAAGAGTAACCTGAATATCAAGGCGGAAGGGGAGAATGAGCATCATAAGATAGAGGCGATCTTCAAGGTGTTTGCAAAAGCGATTAAGATGGCGGTAAAGAGGAATCCATCTAATATGCAATTGCCAAGTACGAAGGGGCTGCTTTAATAATAGTCGCGATTGATCATCGGGCTATAGCCATCGAAGCTGTATATAATTGTCGCGGTTGATGATCCGGCGGTAGCCGGATCATCAACTGCTTTTGGCGAATGATTTCCTGCCGGAGGCAGGAAATCATTCGCGAGACAGGAAAATCACCGGCGAGACAATTATCCGCGAGACAGAAAAAAATCTGACAGAACATTTGTAATTTCAAATAATTCCCCGGATATTTGTTCCGTAAATAGAAATCAAACAAATCATGACCACATTCATTACAAACAATCATTGGCGTTGGCACAATATCAGTTCCTGATAATGTGTTACAGTGCCATGATCCGTAGTGATCGTATATAATTCGAAGGCTCGCTGTTACACAGCGGGCCTTCTTCGTTTTAATACCTAATCAAAATCAAATGGGTAGTATTCAAGTAAAATCAAGATCAAAGCAAATGCTGGCAGATGTATTCACCCCTGTGGGCATCTACCTGCGTCTTCGTGACCGGTTCCCTGGCTCCGTACTACTGGAAAGTACCGACTACCGCGCCAGTGAAAACAGCTATTCCTTTATCTGTATCAAACCGATTGCAGGCATCGAAGTAACCAGCACCAACGACTTTGAATTCAAGTATCCTAACCTCCCGCCAGAAAGGAAACAGCTCAAAAGCCGCCAAAGCGTACTCGACGAACTCCAGAAGTTCCTCGGCAACTTCTCTTTCGCGGACAAACCAGTCCTGCCCGTCGTTCACAGCTTATTTGGATACAGTACTTTCGACTCCGTACAATTCTTCGAAACAATAGAATTCAATAAGAATAAAGCAAACGGGAACACTATCCCCCT is a genomic window of Chitinophaga sp. LS1 containing:
- the hisB gene encoding bifunctional histidinol-phosphatase/imidazoleglycerol-phosphate dehydratase HisB; its protein translation is MKRVLFIDRDGTLIKEVPPTYQIDSLDKIEFYPKVFTWLTRIAAELDFELVMVTNQDGLGTESFPEDTFWPAQNFIVRAFENEEVFFKEYHIDRSFPHENAPTRKPGIGMLTKYFTADYDLANSFVIGDRITDVQLAKNLGAKAIWMNEGTGLGGAEVSADAKALESVIALESTNWEKIYEFLKLGLRKVSHTRTTKETDIHIELNLDGTGKADIETGLGFFDHMLDQIARHGSIDLTIKAKGDLHIDEHHTIEDVGIALGEAVAQGLGDKRGIERYGYCLPMDDCLAQAAIDFGGRNWIVWDAKFNREKIGEMPTEMFFHFFKSFSDASKSNLNIKAEGENEHHKIEAIFKVFAKAIKMAVKRNPSNMQLPSTKGLL